gaaaacatcacatcacagtgAAATAACACGCAGCAGTTGTTTAAAAATTTAACAGgcagataaacacactcacccccagtttattttcctccatgACAAATCAAGAACTGAGGGTAGAAGACAAATATTGAAGAAACACTTGACATCATTGAACAACGTGTGATTTTGAACAAATGCTAACGGTCAGTTTTCCGGAAACTTATGTGGAGCAGGTTTAGACTTCTTCCCTCCCATTTACTCTGAGCtgtttaaagaaataattttgTTTCCTTAGTAATAAATGTGTGGAAAAGTAAATTGACTAATATATTtaacattatatttatttttttgaaggTTTAGAATTAATGCTGGAATTActaaatgtctgtaaaaacaCTTCATCTTGTGTGTTGACTGTTTCTACAATGATGATATTATCTTCAGTAACATGTTTTAATCAGTTTGAcaagaataagaaaaaataaacagtatattTGACTCTATATATCACAGAGACGTCCTACCTGTGCTGTGCTGAAAAGAATCTGTCTTATGACTGAGAATGTAGACAGGAGCAGTAAATCTACTAAAATCTAGTCAGTCACAATCAGTATGAAATTAACCACTCCTGTTCTTAGTTTCACTTTAATAAAACACCTGACACTGTCCTCAGTCTCTTTTCACCACAGACACTTtaacaaaaagaacatttatCTATTAAAATATTCTCATGACTAAGTCAAATATTTAACAGGTGAAtccaaatataaaacacagactCAAGAGATCAGGTGAAGATTAGTTGTCAGCTGATGAGAGGAATGGGGAAATAAGTGTACTGGTAGGTGAAGGCTGTTGGTTTACTGGAAGGGGAATGAATGAGTGTGGTGACTGTTGCAACCAGACAAGAAAATAAAGGTTATTCATAGACAATAAAGGAAGATAACTCAGAACAAACTATTACAAGTAGCCGAGAGAGTGTAGTACCAAACTGATTGAAGCAAAAATCTGACAAAGAGTGGAAGCTGAACCAGAGTAGATTTACTTTCTTgttgtttacatatttttggCTCATAAAAAGAAGCACATTCTTATTATTCTGCAGCATTTGTAACTTCATAAATATACCAGTTTTTAGCACAGCTGTTGTATGAATACTCTGGCATTCAGTCAATAAACGGTGCAAATGTAATACATTAtaatcatttaatattttgaataaataaatgcattcattttttacttttaagcATTTTAATATTGATAATATGAAGTAAAACAGTATAGAATTAACTGCAAAACGAGTctattctatattttctttcctAACATGCATCATCCCAGCTGTGATACACACTAATTCAACACTCCTGATCCTACATGTAATACAAATAAATGGGAGTAAAAAAAGGTGTGTATTAATCAATAGTAGCTCCACTGGTCCAACAGATGGCAACAaccaacaaaaaacagcaagatGGCTAATAGGTGGGCTAACCGGTTGAAAGGCTACAGGGTTGACTTTAATCATTGAGCAGAACCAAGTCAAGACAATACAAACAATTATATTTATGAAAAGTGGTCTAATCTTCATTCAGTGTACATGTTTAAATCAACTAAAACCTTTTTATAAGCTGGGTGGGTGGAACCCCTGTTGGTTGAACCTGTGCATCTGAAGTGTACAGCCAGTTTGCCTGGGCTGTTTTCTCAGACACACTTCAGCTGGACTGGGAGGATCTGGTCTCCAAGTACCTAGGAACTTCTAACATATTTGAATAATGCAGTTTGATTACACTGACAAAGAAAGTATCAGCCGTCAACATGCAAACTTAATGCTATACTTTGTGTGGCCAAAGCCAGCTGTTAGCTTGTAAGGTAATGTTCAGACAGTTAAAACACATAATGacagaaacatcactgaaaGTCTATTACAAAAATTTGTGCCAATTGAAGAACATCTGTATATGGGACACTTTAACCACAGATAAATACATAAGAGTAGaatagaatttattttatttatttgttattaggATTTTCATTAAATGAGGATATGTGAATTAATTTCTTGGCAAAATCAAACAAGTATGAATCTGGCTCCACATTATTCAGCTTTCCAGTTGATGAAGTCATCTCCATAGTCGATGATGTGTCTCAGGGCGCTCAGGATGAGAGCATCAGTATCATCATTTAGCTTGATTTCTTCATGGTAGTTCTTGACAGGAAAGATGCAGTTCATGGGAATACCCACATTTGCACTGAACTGCTCCATCTACATTTTAGAAATCACAACAGGTCAATTCACCAGTTACAGCTCAATTAGTGACTGCATCACTGGATTAAATTTCAGCTGTAGTTCGATGTCTATGCttccaaaataataaataaaaacatacctTCTCCTTAATGTACCTGCTCCTGTAGACATCCTTTAAATCTTTCTTGGTCTCTGAATAGGCCTGATCAACGTTTGTGAGAATGGCCACCTGAGGAATCCCTGCCAGGACAACAGGTATAAAAATATTAAGAACATTTAGGTAAACTCATTTTAAATGATATGAAGTCACGAGCaagaaataaacaatttacTCAACAGACACAATAATTGTAAATAACAGGGGTCAATAATTGTTGAAGATGTATTTAAGGATGTCATCAGCATATAACGAAAGGTGAGATCATATACGTACATTTCACTGGGGGATATTAAAAGGTTCTGTCTGATGCTAGTAGCCAAGGGTTCAATGATAATTGCAAACAGAAATGGGCAGTGAGGGCAGCCTTGACAGGGCTAGaaatatttttggatttatAATAATGGAGGCAGTTGGATGTGAGTAAATGATCCCGATCCATCCATTTCAATTCAAGGGGGACGGAATCTAAATTTCTAGAGAGTAAACATCGTATAGCGCCACTTCACTTGATCAAACATATGTTGTGCATCTGTTGAAATAACAACAGCCTCTTCTGTATGCTGACAATATTTTGAAGAGGCAGCAAAGACTGAAATACATATGTCTATCTGGCATAAAGCTGGTTTCCTCGggatggttgtttgtctctatgtgttgaccctgtgatggactggcaatccgCATAGGGTGTACCCCACATCTCGCCCAAtaacagctgggataggctccaaaTATCCACTAAATTATAGGATTGCATAAGATTTTTGAGTATTCCACTGTGCTTTAAAGAGCTTGCTTGGGGGTGCTGCCTGTTAGAACAGAATCTAAAATGCAATTGAAATCTCCACCCATTATGTTAGAATCAGACAGATCTGACATGGTGTTGGAAAGATACTGAGAGAAGATGTGATGTACACATTCACTAATGTTATTGCTATGGAGGTTAGTGTTCCACTAGTTATCAAGTATCTGTCTCTCAGAGAAAGAATGCAACTATTTGATCTCTGCTCTCACCCAGGCGACTGGCTTTCATTCTGACGTCCCGAATTTCCCACACAGTTTTGTCGTTCATTGAAGATAATGTGTGAGCAGGAACCACACAAACCAGAACGTGCACTTTGTCGTTATCAGTTGGAGATTTGTTGTAGAACTCGTTGCCTTCTGACAATTTACATCCAGGATTGAACTGGAAGACAAgatgaaaatgtatgtaaacaagtaaaaacatcactttttatttattttattattattttattattattatttattattattattattttttttacagagcaATGTCAGAATCTAAAGGATGCTGTACCATGTAGCCTTCCTTCACATGTCCCATCAAAGCCAGTTCGATGTCATCCACTAGGACGCCTTTCTGTGGATCCAGGCCCCTGATGTCGTTGAAGACAAAAGGGTAAAAGGTCCCTGGTTTGTCTTTTTGGATGTTGTAGGTTAAATACTGTGAACCACAAACAGAGACAATGTAATTTATTATAAATATCATCCATGTAAGACAAGGGAAGATACACTTAtactctttttttccacattgtgttaaaataaaacaattctgctttacattttcacactttacatttttattatatgaAAAACTGACAGCTAACACTAACACTCACTGTTGGCACAGAATGAGGAGAATTTCCagtagtgtgtgtagtgtgtgtctgtctttagtCATTGGTAAATTGTCAGAAAAACAGATATGTAAGAACACACAACTCCATATTGAATTTCTTGTGATTTGTATTTACTTAAAAGATGCTTTTATATTATGCAttcctttacacacacacacacacacacacacacacacacacacacacacacacacacacacacacacacacacaaatcacttgATTTTTAACCATAAAATAGAAGTAGTATTAGTTGCTGTAAGTATACTGTACTGTTGTGGTGAAAGAGTCGTGAGAGGTGTTGTCCACCAAAGCCAGTGTGCATATTCTCCCTTTTAAGGCACTGCTGACAGAGTTGATGAAACTGGACTTTCCAGCTCCGACCGGACCATGAAGGAGAATCCTGAGCTGCCGACCCTCAGCCTGAGGTTTGTAGGTCTTCAAGTACAACAGATTGGCAGTTTTGCCAGTGCTTGGGGAAGgaaacatgttttacattagAGTTCAGACAACAACCCAGACAATAAATGTAATATACTGTGTTACTATAAGACATGGAGCCCAGCAAATGTCAGAAGTAAAAGAAATTCTTTCAACCTTGTGCCCACATTTAGATACTCCACTCTCTCAAATTATGTTTCAGAGTATAAATTACTAATTTATGTtgtcagatttttgtttctACTGACACTGTACTCGCTAAttcatgtttatatatatatgaaatgttttctctgaaattTTGAGAGCACAAATAAGTGGTTCTTGTGCATGAAGGTACAAGAACAGATATTCAAGAGCACAGAGCCCCACCCTTGGGTGGCCCTTTGGTGGCGCACAACACTCCACCATTGACCCAAATCACCGCAGAAAACACCTTAAGAACAGCCAGATCCATGGcatttattaacataaaaacatatcaaaacaaCCAAGACTAAATCAAGACGACAGAAGACAaagtcaaaaacacaacaaagaaacaagctgagaggCAGCATGTCCATCAGTCCCACATTAGAAGACTCAGACACACTTACCCCCACTCAATTGTCCTCCATGGTCTATCGAACACTGATagagagacacatgcacatgagacaaaaacattacaaGAAGTGTGTAACTTTTTATGAAtgataattagatttttttttacttacatGGAGCAGGTGAAGGGGGAGGAGCATGTTTGGAATTCTCTGTTCCCAtggctgcaaaacaaaacagtcagaAATAAATTGTTGAGTTGACTGAACATGTCAGTgaaaaagtcttaaaataaatagtcaaaaataaaattaaataaataaataaaacattaaaaatttgcatatttattcTATGTATTTTATAgccactatgtgtgtgtgtttagtgtgtaaAATGTACTGAATAAGGTCTGTCATACTGAACAGAACTAAACTCAACCAAAGAcgataaaataaataagcacaATCAAAAACACTGACCCTCTAAAAACAAACCAGCTGTAACTAATAATAAACAATTAAGGCAACTGACAAAAACTTATTCTGTgaaaaacatgactttaaaatcaacaaaaacaatttattatttaaaaatctgCAAATGGATTTATGAGATTCATACCTCTGCTGTTGTTCTAATGGAAGAGATGGAAGAATGTATATCTACAGGTTAGCTGTGGCAATTTATACAGCCACCTGTAATAAAGTGATTCATACATCAAGTTATACTTCTACCCCTGTTATAAATGTTACTTTAGTAGGATGTCATTTCACACAGGTCCACCCCAGGTcactttcacattttcattttcattttcattttcatcaggctgtttttttctgagttaTTACAAAGTCACATCTGTAACCTCACCAGTACATTACTCTGTGATTCAGCCCTTCTCAAAAgtttttttcattctcatcttttattaatttcagagcaaaaaacacacattttaataatcTTATGACAAAGTTCACACCAAGGCCATCGAGCTACAGCTGTAAACAGAACTCTTTAGATGTTCATCACTGCTGATAGCAATTCAAGGTTCAGACACTAACAGTAATATAACATAGTAGAGTCGAACcatcacagtccaaagacaaaGATCAGTAGATTTATTGGTTACATACCCTGATAGAACAGTGCTCCAGAACTATGTGTCAGAGATCAAAGTACAAAAGCTAAACCATGAGATTGTAATtctgacaaataaatgaattcatACATTTCAGAAGGCCACTACAAATATAAGAATTTAAATAATGAGAACTCTTACTTCCCACCCTGCCtttgaaatatgaaaatcagCAATTGAAATTGCCATCGAAGCAGAATACATCGGCTGTGAAGGTCACGTCCTGAAGACTGAGGTTTGCTATCCTGTGTCTACAGCCAGGTCCCCATCACCACAGCTGCAGAGGTGGAAATCACTAATCACTTTGACTCAGTTCAAAGACCCAAGCTAAGCAGTCACATCACCATTCAGCTACACTTCAGTACCTACAACAGGTGGTACTGTTCACTGTTCAGCAAGCCCAACATTCAGCAAAGGTATCACTGTTCTACAGACACCTCACATACATACAACAATAACTGAATGCATCACCATTCATACAGCCCAATgctcactgctgttgttgactTTACAGTTCAGCTGAACAGCCAAACTTTATACAGCAATTTAATCAATAACTAATTCAGATCAGTTAATGTTTCTTCAGGTCTTTAGTGTCTGTCTGGGATTACTGTCTGATGAATACTGTGAGATATACTGACTCTGATACTGGTTTATGACAGTATGTCATAAATAGGAATACGAACTTCTCTGACCATTCTAGGAAACTCTGGTGAATTATTGACGGACGGACATgaaggaaaaatgaaagtgaGGAGGCAGTTATCTCTTGTATTGAAGTTCACTGTTGTTTACTGAATAGAGTGCTCCTTTGTAAAGACTATCAGAAACCGTAATGTCTTTTAATTGCACTATATTACGAGTTTATTAGATACATAAAGAAGCATAAAGAAGTCAGAGCCAAGTCATTAGCGCCAAATCATAACAAAAGTTATCTCAGgtcacttttcatatagagcaggtctagaccatactctttatattattatatttaagcAGCAccaggagacagtggagaggaaaacttcctttaagaggcagaaactcGAGCAGAAGCAGACTCAGGGTGGACGGCCATCTATGCAAACCTTCATTCAGTCTCATCCTGCGCTCTGCAAACACCTATACAGTGTGAGCAGCTGAAATCACAATGCAACTGTtcttatttacatatttttgaaATTTGCACATAAGTACTACCCTAACCAGCTGCCTGAGCTCAGTTGTACCATGTATAGTATTTTATGTGCATGACTGACAGGATGTCTGTATTAATCAAGTGTTTCCCAGTGAGCTCTGATAAATGCAGGGTGATTTCTGGGTATTGGGTTGGACAGTATacggaaaagaaaaaagaaagtatcAGAGCTCAGCATGGATGACCAAACAATATTAACACAAGCACTGTAAGGTTTATAGCTTTCTTGTTGAATTAAAAACCTAATGCTATGCCGTTAGTGTAATTTGTGTGAGCTTTATTAAAGGCTAGTTAGAGAGGTAGTGTTACAGTTAGATACATAAGATtagagtttgttttatttatttatggttgttttgattttcatcaGTAGAGGAGACGTAAATTAATTTCTTagataaaactgattttatgtTGGACCATTGTGGGGAAAATAAGATTACTGTGGAGCTCAAGTAATTCACATTTAACCTGGAGATCATCTTATATCAGAACTAAAATTCAGTTgaattattatattaaaatgCTATTCATCTACAGTTTAAGCTTActgttatattttaattaaagttaattgTGGATCTAGACTGACTTAATAAGCCCATTAGTTAACTATGCACTCAACATAAAATCCAAAGTTTTGTGAACGCACATACATTTTCAACCTGTGGtcacagagggaggatgatTGGAAGCCCCTGCTGGTTGAACCTGTACATCAGCTGGACTGAGAGGATCTGGCCAACAGGTATGTACAAGtttcaggatttaaaaaaaacaaacaaaaacctacTAAGATATGCACAACTTGTTCAGATATTTTGATACTGATTTTTTACAAGATAGAATAGTAAGCCTCAGTTATACGTTagtctgctgcttttcttagGTGGATCAGTTTTTCTTAGTGAACTGGTTAGATGATGAGCTGATGAATTTCAGTACAATCTTACCAAAcctaaaatatacataaaaatagGCATTAGTAATATACTATACATataatttctgtaattttaGTCCCTGAAAGCCCAGTGATTAGTAAAGTAATTCACAAATCTGTTGATAACTGTCCTTAAACAACAGTGATATATTCCAGTCTGTGGGAGGCGCTGTAACCGTGACAAAGAGGAGATTGATTGGACTTGTTGAATTCATCAGAAAACATTAGAGAGCAAACAAAAACTTATATGAATGACTCTTGTAACATATAAAGAAGGCagataatatttattttgagcAGGTTTTGATAATGTGGACAATTTTTTGTACCATTTGAATAGTTTCCACCAATGAAAAGTTATAAGTATATTTTGAAGTATTTAGCACATTTATACAATTAACTGGTTCTGTTCCCTTGTGgatataaatgtatatttccACTAATGCAAATGTAAAACCCTGACTATAATAAGACTGAAGCAACTGGAAACCCACAGTAAATACCAGGATGCCACCCTCTGCTGGAGCTGTCTAATAAGATTTGACTGGACAAGACTCTGAATAATGTCTAatttcacagaaaatgtcatgtcTGTCATTTCTGAAGAACTTAATAAGATTTTTTCACCTCAAAAGATTTTGCTGAGAGTTTCAGAGTGAGTCTgtgaaaatatgcaaatttaattatatttattcTAATCAGTCTCACCACAAGTCCATTTAGTGGACTCATGACCTTCATCTTTAGTCCTTAAAGAGCTCAAACAACAGTGTCCAGatacattaataaaaaatgtgGTTGACTCATTTACCACAGAAGAGCAACACAAGGAGAAGTGAAAATGGAATACCATAATTAACCATTATTAACTTAAAAATAGTAGTATTGTTAATAATTTCTCAAGTCATGATTGTCATTTATCAGCCTGTTGCTTAAGAATTACCCCTAAGCTGTGATGTATTGTAATGTCCTGCAGCCTGTAGGAGGTGCTGTAACCCTGTGATGAGCAGAGAAGactgaatattttcattattaccAGAGCTGAATTTATGAAAGATAAATATAACTgaatatataataacataacCCCAGCCACAGGCAGCCAAAATAACCctttaaaatctgaatgcttTAAACATCCCATATtctatgttaaaaaaaaaaaaaaaactgaaacaaaatgttttacagacagatgacaatgcaaacagacaaacaaatactACGCAGCTTTCCTGTTGATGCAGTCCTCTCCGTGGTTGATGAGGTGTCTCATGGTACTCAGGATTAGAGTGTCAGTATCATCACTGAGGTTGATTTCTTCATGGTAGTTCTTGACAGGAAAGATGCAGTTCATGGGTATACCCACGTCTGCACTGAACTTCTGCATCTGTATTTTAGAAATCACAACAGGTCATTTCACCAGTTACagctcagagacaaacaagaCTCTGAAACTCTCAGTCTTTTGACTGTGTCACTAAATTAAATTTGAGTTGCAGTCTGTGCAAATTtagaaaattacaaataaaaacacaccttCTCCTTCATGTACTTGCTCCTGTAGACATTCTTTAAATCTCTCCTGATCTCTAGACAGGCCTGATCAACTTTGGTGAGAATGGCCACTTGAGGAATCCCTGCCAGCAAGTGTTTTGATAGTCAAGTAATTCTGAGCATAATATCACTTcacaatgatttttttcagataGTTTTATTCAGTTAACCCAGagtagaaaataataatcatattgATCTCTGCTCTCACCCAGGCGACTGGCTTCCAATCTGATATCCCGAATTTTCTGCACAGTTTCGTTGTTCATCGTAGGCAATGTGTCAGCAGGAACAACACAAACCAGAACGTGCACTTTGTCGTTGACAGTTGGAGATTTGTTGTAGAACTCGTTCTCCTCTGGCAATTTAGATTCAGGAttgaactgaaaaaaaggataaaaagtTATGTAAGTAATAAAGAATTAACCTCTCCTGCACCCACAATTAACAGGGATAAGCAGTACGGCTGATGGATGGTTGGACAGACAGAATCTAAAGGATGCTGTACCACGTAACCTTCCTTCACATGTCCTGACAAAGCCAGTTTGACATCATCGACCAGGACACCTTTCTGTTGGCTCAGGCCCATGATGTCATTGAAGACAAAAGAGTAAAAGGTCTCTGGGTTTTCTCTTTGGATCCTGAAGGTTGAGTACTGTGAACCacaaacagagaagatgaaTTAATATTCATCACAAGCAAGAATTGAATGAAGAATTAAATCAATATCCAGCTGACAACTAGGAAACTGCACTGGATTAGTTCATGTCTGCTTGACATTTCCAAAGTTTTTATGACATGAACACGAACAGTTTCGGCACAGAATGAGGAAGCATTCCCTTTCTGGACTTGTCATAGTCACGAGAGATTTCTCATCCTCCAACCCTCCCAAATCCTACCAGTCCTTTATTCACTGGTAAAATTATGGAGAAAAATTATATGCATGAGACACCAGACatagagagaaacacacacacacaaacagacctttaagtaaaatattctaaatataCCTGTTTTGTGAAACATCCATGAAAGGTGTTATCTGCCAAAGCCTGTATGTACATTCTGCCTAATAAGACACTTTGTACAGAGTTGATGAAACTGGATTTTCCAGCTCCACCTGGACCGTGAAGAAGAATCCTGAGCTGCTGACCTTCAATGTGAGGTTTGTAATTCTTCACATAGTCCAGATCgtgctgtttgtctctgctcAGGGAAGATTACATCaaacttaaaactaaaaaattgaaataacacacaacaactgAGTAGTTAATTGAAATGTTACTGAAAGAGGaaataagacaaaacaacaactgaatcattttgtgctttttcactttctttcaaaaatgtttaaaaatttaACACACAGATTACACACTCACCCCCAGTTTACATTTCTCCATGATTCATCAAAAACTGACAGGTAGaagacaaatgttaaaaataaaatcatgttgAGATCATTGTATAATATGCTTCAGTGAATGACTACAATCAGTTTTCAGACAGTAAACTTACAAGGAGATTCAGCAGGTTCAACAGATTTAGATGTGTTTCCTCCCATTGCTGGAATGCAAAACATTTACtcttgccattttgtttttgtcttaaacCAAAATGACTAAACACCTTGGCAATAAAAGTGTAGTAAACTTATGCATTTACCATATAATTTTGAaggtttaaaataaatacagtaaccTTTGATGTTCTTATTTCTGATTAAATTTGCTGCAAAGAAAATAGGTGAAGCTTAAACACTAATCTTGTATGTTGACTGACAGTTTTGACAAAGATCATATTTTCTTTGATTACTTTTTTCATTGAAAATCAGTTTTACTAGCATAAGCAAACTAAAAGTCTGATGTGGACATTATAGAACAATCCTACCTTGCTGTGTTGGGACAAAGAGAAACAGTCTGAGCCTTTAGACTGATCCTGGTAATGCAGACAGTCACTAGGAAAAATActcaaatgtgtttatgtgcagtaTGAAATTATCCTCCCACTCCTGGTCTTACTTTCACTTTTATGAAACATGTGACTTAAAAGAACAGCATGCAAACTATTTGACAAGGTGACAtggttttttcttttaccttgcccattttattttatattattttagtttaaaggagctatttgttttatcttttgctATCACTATGTAACCAACATCACCATAAACAGCTGTTCACTACCTAAAGGAAAGGTTGCTCTAGTTATGAGAAAGCAATGGCAgagttttgcttctgtttccaTCACTTCTTTTTCCACTGAAGTGAGtattacaataataatgataataattattacaGTTCACATTGAAGAGTGGGAGCTACAACCtcttttattcaggtttttaaaAGCCAATTATGGATTTTACGCATgttaataaaaactgtaatctTCTCATTCCATGttttacaaaacatatttctgttaGTTTAGTTGTATGCAGTGGTGATTTCTGGGAGACAGGCTTTATCTCAAATTACAGCTCACAGCTTTGTGTTAATTTTATTGAAAATGTCTAAACTGTAA
This genomic stretch from Lates calcarifer isolate ASB-BC8 unplaced genomic scaffold, TLL_Latcal_v3 _unitig_1332_quiver_1210, whole genome shotgun sequence harbors:
- the LOC108888377 gene encoding interferon-induced protein 44 encodes the protein MGTENSKHAPPPSPAPLFDRPWRTIEWGTGKTANLLYLKTYKPQAEGRQLRILLHGPVGAGKSSFINSVSSALKGRICTLALVDNTSHDSFTTTYLTYNIQKDKPGTFYPFVFNDIRGLDPQKGVLVDDIELALMGHVKEGYMFNPGCKLSEGNEFYNKSPTDNDKVHVLVCVVPAHTLSSMNDKTVWEIRDVRMKASRLGESRDQIVAFFL
- the LOC108888376 gene encoding interferon-induced protein 44, with translation MGGNTSKSVEPAESPFFDESWRNVNWGDKQHDLDYVKNYKPHIEGQQLRILLHGPGGAGKSSFINSVQSVLLGRMYIQALADNTFHGCFTKQYSTFRIQRENPETFYSFVFNDIMGLSQQKGVLVDDVKLALSGHVKEGYVFNPESKLPEENEFYNKSPTVNDKVHVLVCVVPADTLPTMNNETVQKIRDIRLEASRLGIPQVAILTKVDQACLEIRRDLKNVYRSKYMKEKMQKFSADVGIPMNCIFPVKNYHEEINLSDDTDTLILSTMRHLINHGEDCINRKAA